The nucleotide sequence ACGTTGTCCGCTACACCTTGACATTTTCCATGTCATCAGGACAGGAGGTTGCCCCTGCGTTGCGAAAGCGCTAAAAAATATGTAAATTATCCACAATGTTTGATAGAACCCATGGTGGGTTGTTTATCCGAGCAGTCAACGGGTTCCGGATTACCCAGCCTGAAGGGAGCAACGGGCATGCCTGAGCGGCGAGAAAAACGGTTGACGTCACGTATAGTGAATCTGGAAGAGCAGCTTGCGGCGTTGCGAAGTGCCGAGGTGGTCTTGAAGACAAGTGAAGATCGTTACCGCAAGATTTTTGACTACGCTCCCGTTTCAATTCGGGAAGAGGATGTCACGGCCCTGGAAGCGGCGTTTGACAAACTCCGGGCGCAGGGGATCAGCGACTTTCGTCGGTATTTTGATGAGCACCCGGATTTTCTCGATAAAGCGCAGAAATTGATCAAAATAGTGACCCTCAATGAGGCCACGCTTGCCCTTTACGGCGCCAAAAGCCGAGAGGAACTGGTCGGTGCTCTGGAAAGAACCCTGGTGCCCGAATCCATGTCGGTCTTCCGTGAAGAGTTGGTGGCATTCGCGGAAGGCAAGGAAACATTTGAGGGTGAAAACATCAACCAGACCCTCGATGGACGCAGAATCAACATTCTCGCTAAAATCATCTATCTTCCCAAACCTGGCAGAAGAGAAAAAGTTGTGGTCTGTACGGTGGACATCACTCGAGAAAAGCAGGCCATGAAGGCGTTGGAAGAAGAAATTCTCCAGAATCATCTTATTCTCGAGACAGCCCTCGATGGGTTTTTTATTGCCGATACGAGGGGTAAAATCAAGGAAGCAAATTTGGCCGCCTCAAGAATCACAGGATACGATCGCCATGAACTGATGAAGATGAATCTCAAGGATATTGATGGATGCGTTATCACGTCAGCCGACAAGAAACAGGGCAAGATGCGGAGCTTTCGTCTACATGAACGGTTCGAGAGGACATGCCGCCGGAAGAGCGGAGAGATGATTGATATCGAGGTCAGCCAGAATTTTCTGGAGATCAATGACGAAAAGTTCTACTTTTACTTTTTCAGCGACATCAGCAATCGTAAAAGGGCTGTGGCTGAACTGCATGAAAGGGAAAAAGAACTGGCTGAGCAGTCACAGAAACTGGAGGAAGCGAACGTTGCTCTTCGGGTGTTGTTGAAACGGGTTGAAGCGGATAAGAGAATCCTTGAAGAAGATGTCATGTTCAATATCAAGGATTTGGTCTTCCCCTATCTGGACAAATTAAGAAAAACCGGGCTAAGTACAATCCAAACATCATATCTGAGTGTCATCACGTCAAATTTGAAGGATGTTATTTCCTCCTTTCCCAGCCATTTGCACAATCAGTTTTCGGAACTGACCCCCTCGGAAATCCAAATTGCCAATCTGGTCAAACAGGGAAAATCGAGCAAGGAAGTCTCCGAAATTCTTGGCCTGTCGCCACGGACTATTGAAACCCACCGGCGGAATGTGCGTAAAAAACTCGGTATCCGCGGTCATGGAACCAACCTGAGAACCCACCTGTCCAAATTGGATAATGGGTAGAAAACATACTCATTTATTACCGAATTATCAAGTCTGGTTTTCCGCCTGAATGACCGTAATAATGACCTAAAATGATTAAAGAATTCAATTTCAATGACAGTCGGGAATGTCCGTTGACGTCATCAGAAAACGTAAAAATTCCAACACAACTGGAAATCCAGACAGAGAAAGGAGATACGAAATTGGCTGACGAACTTGGTGTGAAACAGGTAAAATCGGTATGTAACATGTGTCAGGGGGCGGATACCGGTCTCATTGGTTATTCAAAGGATAATGTCCTCTTGAGGGTAGAGGGGGATCCGGATTGTCATCCCTGCTACGGCAGAATATGCGTCAAAAGCCAGTCCACTCCTTTCCAGCTCAATAACCCCAACCGGGTTCTGAAACCGATGATGCGGACGAATCCCGAAAAGGGGATCGGCGTCGATCCGAAGTGGAAGGAGATTTCCTGGGACGAGGCCTATGACATGATCATCCCGCGATTGAAGAAGATCCGGGAAGAGAACCCCCTCAAACTGTGCCTCAACTCGTTCGATTACCCATCGTTGGATATGGCCGGTCCCCTGATGATGGGCTTCGGGGCGCAGTTTTACTTCGGCGGGGCGACTTGGTGCGGCTGGTACCATAATGTCTGCTACCAGTGGCATCTGAGCTTTTTCCGGGAGGCCGATTATGAGAAGTGCAACTACCTGCTTCTCTGGGGAACCCAGGCCGGGCATATCCTGGATGCCCTTCCTGTAAACTCGGCGAAGAAACTGGCGGATGCACGGGCCAGAGGCATGAAGATGGTCGTTATCGACCCGATCTGCACACCCTGCGCCGGGAAGGCCGACGAGTGGATTCCCATTAAACCGGGGACCGACGGTATGCTGGGTCTGTGTTTCCTGAACCTGATGATTAATGAATACGGCCTGATCGACAGGGAATTCATTAAGACGAAAACCAACGGTTCTTACCTGATCGGACCGGACCAGCACTACGTAAGGGACAAGGAAACGAACAAGCCCATGGTCTGGGATCTGGATAAGAACAAGGCGGTTCCCTTCGACGAGGGATCTGCGAATCTCTCTCTGGCCGGTGAATATGAGGTCAACGG is from Deltaproteobacteria bacterium and encodes:
- a CDS encoding PAS domain S-box protein, whose translation is MPERREKRLTSRIVNLEEQLAALRSAEVVLKTSEDRYRKIFDYAPVSIREEDVTALEAAFDKLRAQGISDFRRYFDEHPDFLDKAQKLIKIVTLNEATLALYGAKSREELVGALERTLVPESMSVFREELVAFAEGKETFEGENINQTLDGRRINILAKIIYLPKPGRREKVVVCTVDITREKQAMKALEEEILQNHLILETALDGFFIADTRGKIKEANLAASRITGYDRHELMKMNLKDIDGCVITSADKKQGKMRSFRLHERFERTCRRKSGEMIDIEVSQNFLEINDEKFYFYFFSDISNRKRAVAELHEREKELAEQSQKLEEANVALRVLLKRVEADKRILEEDVMFNIKDLVFPYLDKLRKTGLSTIQTSYLSVITSNLKDVISSFPSHLHNQFSELTPSEIQIANLVKQGKSSKEVSEILGLSPRTIETHRRNVRKKLGIRGHGTNLRTHLSKLDNG
- a CDS encoding molybdopterin-dependent oxidoreductase, whose protein sequence is MADELGVKQVKSVCNMCQGADTGLIGYSKDNVLLRVEGDPDCHPCYGRICVKSQSTPFQLNNPNRVLKPMMRTNPEKGIGVDPKWKEISWDEAYDMIIPRLKKIREENPLKLCLNSFDYPSLDMAGPLMMGFGAQFYFGGATWCGWYHNVCYQWHLSFFREADYEKCNYLLLWGTQAGHILDALPVNSAKKLADARARGMKMVVIDPICTPCAGKADEWIPIKPGTDGMLGLCFLNLMINEYGLIDREFIKTKTNGSYLIGPDQHYVRDKETNKPMVWDLDKNKAVPFDEGSANLSLAGEYEVNGVKCHPAFELMSNHFKKYTVEKASQVTTIPVETIRRLVKDFGKAAQIGSTIVVDGVELPYR